From Streptomyces sp. NBC_00237, a single genomic window includes:
- a CDS encoding dipeptidase has protein sequence MALLQDDPHTTPAVGAPDSVTDSVTDAPAVTEAPEAAPSEGSLARAREVLAAHPVADGHNGLARAIWSAPWSDIELGESTLDTDIPRLRAGGVGAQFWSLHPEEAAGCAVSGVLENIDHVRAMVAAYPEALRIALNSGEVGDARCCGRIASLLGPAEAPAIGSSLGTLRALHALGVRVLTLTGVTWAPPTGLTRFGQEVVREMNRVGMLVDLSGTAPATMHATLTVSRAPVILTRSGAHAVTPHPANAPDDVLAALRENGGLCMVPFDAARTGPAVRDVADHLDHVRSLAGPGCVGLSGTYDTGTVHPGALRDAGSYPYLIAELLDRGWPEADLARLTWENLQRVLRDAEFTARAAQERRSPSTARVEDLDA, from the coding sequence GGCGGCCCCCTCCGAGGGCTCCCTGGCCCGGGCCCGCGAGGTCCTCGCCGCGCACCCCGTCGCCGACGGCCACAACGGGCTCGCACGGGCCATATGGTCCGCGCCCTGGTCGGACATAGAGCTCGGCGAATCCACCCTGGACACGGACATCCCCAGGCTGCGCGCGGGCGGCGTCGGCGCCCAGTTCTGGTCGCTGCACCCGGAGGAGGCCGCCGGCTGCGCGGTCAGCGGCGTACTGGAGAACATCGACCACGTGCGCGCCATGGTCGCCGCCTACCCGGAAGCCCTGCGCATCGCCCTGAACTCGGGCGAGGTCGGCGACGCCCGCTGCTGCGGCCGCATCGCCTCCCTGCTCGGCCCCGCCGAGGCCCCCGCGATCGGCTCCTCGCTGGGCACCCTGCGCGCCCTGCACGCGCTCGGCGTCCGCGTCCTCACGCTGACCGGCGTCACCTGGGCGCCGCCCACCGGTCTCACCCGCTTCGGCCAGGAAGTCGTACGGGAGATGAACCGGGTCGGCATGCTCGTCGACCTCAGCGGCACCGCCCCGGCGACGATGCACGCCACGCTCACGGTCTCCCGCGCCCCGGTGATCCTGACCCGTTCGGGCGCGCACGCCGTCACCCCGCACCCGGCCAACGCCCCCGACGACGTCCTGGCGGCCCTGCGCGAGAACGGCGGCCTGTGCATGGTGCCCTTCGACGCCGCCCGCACGGGCCCGGCGGTCCGGGACGTCGCCGACCACCTCGACCACGTGCGTTCCCTGGCGGGCCCGGGATGCGTCGGACTCTCCGGTACGTACGACACGGGCACGGTCCACCCCGGGGCGCTGCGGGACGCGGGCTCCTACCCGTACCTCATCGCGGAACTCCTGGACCGGGGCTGGCCCGAGGCCGACCTCGCCCGCCTGACCTGGGAGAACCTCCAGCGAGTGCTGCGCGACGCGGAGTTCACCGCACGCGCCGCGCAGGAGCGCCGGAGCCCGTCGACGGCGCGCGTCGAGGACCTGGACGCCTAG
- a CDS encoding UDP-glucose/GDP-mannose dehydrogenase family protein, translated as MALRITVIGTGYLGATHAAAMAELGFEVLGLDVVPEKIEMLAAGRVPMYEPGLEELLHQHVAGIPGSTGRLRFTMDWAEVGEFGDVHFVCTNTPQKHGEYACDMSYVNSAFASLAPHLKSDALVVGKSTVPVGSAARLKQLLAEQAPEGVELAWNPEFLREGFAVQDTLHPDRLVAGVESERAEKILREVYATPIAEGSPFVVTDFPTAELVKTAANSFLATKISFINAMAEVCEAADGDVVKLAEAIGYDERIGPKFLRAGIGFGGGCLPKDIRAFMARAGELGADQALTFLREVDSINMRRRGHMVELAREALGDAGFLGRRVAVLGATFKPDSDDVRDSPALNVAGQIHLQGGQVTVYDPKGMANARRVFPTLGYADSALDAVRGADVVLHLTEWREFRDLDPAELGAVVARKLILDGRNALDAAQWREAGWSFRAMGRPRA; from the coding sequence ATGGCCCTCAGGATCACCGTGATCGGCACCGGCTACCTCGGCGCCACCCACGCCGCGGCGATGGCGGAGCTCGGGTTCGAGGTGCTCGGGCTCGACGTCGTGCCCGAGAAGATCGAGATGCTGGCCGCCGGGCGCGTCCCGATGTACGAACCGGGTCTTGAGGAGCTGCTCCACCAGCACGTGGCGGGGATCCCGGGCTCGACCGGGCGGCTGCGGTTCACGATGGACTGGGCGGAGGTGGGGGAGTTCGGCGACGTGCACTTCGTATGTACGAACACCCCGCAGAAGCACGGTGAGTACGCGTGCGACATGAGCTACGTGAACAGCGCGTTCGCCTCCCTCGCCCCGCACCTGAAGAGCGACGCGCTCGTGGTCGGCAAGTCGACCGTGCCCGTCGGGTCGGCGGCCCGGCTGAAGCAGCTGCTGGCCGAGCAGGCCCCCGAGGGCGTCGAGCTGGCGTGGAACCCGGAGTTCCTGCGCGAGGGCTTCGCGGTCCAGGACACCCTGCACCCGGACCGCCTCGTCGCCGGGGTCGAGAGCGAGCGCGCCGAGAAGATCCTGCGCGAGGTGTACGCCACCCCGATCGCGGAGGGCTCGCCCTTCGTGGTGACGGACTTCCCGACGGCGGAGCTGGTGAAGACCGCCGCGAACTCCTTCCTCGCGACGAAGATCTCGTTCATCAACGCCATGGCCGAGGTGTGCGAGGCCGCTGACGGCGACGTGGTGAAGCTGGCGGAGGCGATCGGGTACGACGAGCGGATCGGGCCCAAGTTCCTGCGGGCCGGGATCGGCTTCGGCGGCGGGTGCCTGCCGAAGGACATCCGCGCCTTCATGGCGCGCGCCGGCGAGCTCGGGGCCGACCAGGCGCTGACCTTCCTCCGCGAGGTCGACTCCATCAACATGCGCCGCCGCGGGCACATGGTCGAGCTGGCCAGGGAAGCGCTGGGTGACGCCGGCTTCCTCGGCCGCCGGGTCGCCGTGCTCGGCGCTACCTTCAAGCCGGACTCCGACGACGTACGGGACTCGCCCGCGCTGAACGTCGCCGGGCAGATCCACCTCCAGGGCGGCCAGGTCACCGTGTACGACCCCAAGGGCATGGCCAACGCCCGCCGGGTCTTCCCGACCCTCGGTTACGCCGACTCCGCCCTCGACGCGGTGCGCGGAGCTGACGTCGTGCTCCACCTCACCGAGTGGCGCGAGTTCCGCGACCTGGACCCGGCGGAGCTGGGCGCGGTCGTCGCGCGGAAGCTCATCCTGGACGGCCGCAACGCCCTCGACGCCGCCCAGTGGCGCGAGGCGGGCTGGAGCTTCCGCGCGATGGGCCGCCCCAGGGCCTGA
- a CDS encoding ATP-binding protein, with product MESNPESIAPPDSWEYTLTLPHSAIGPGVARSTVRSILVRHALDGLADTAELLTGELCGNAYRHTVGPASVRVSWRKRTLYVGVRDTSNALPRQARPDGSFEDGRGLLLVSLCAHAWGSRPANPGKVTWFELRE from the coding sequence ATGGAGAGCAACCCGGAATCGATCGCTCCTCCCGACTCATGGGAGTACACCCTCACCCTGCCGCACAGCGCCATCGGCCCCGGCGTCGCCCGCAGTACGGTCCGGTCGATCCTCGTCCGGCACGCACTCGACGGCCTCGCGGACACCGCCGAGCTGCTGACCGGCGAACTGTGCGGCAACGCCTACCGCCACACCGTCGGCCCCGCGAGCGTTCGGGTGAGCTGGCGGAAGCGGACGTTGTACGTCGGCGTCCGTGACACCAGCAACGCCCTGCCCCGGCAGGCCCGGCCGGACGGGAGCTTCGAGGACGGCCGGGGGCTGCTCCTGGTGAGCCTCTGCGCGCATGCCTGGGGCAGCCGTCCAGCGAACCCGGGCAAGGTGACCTGGTTCGAGCTGCGGGAGTGA
- a CDS encoding acyl-CoA dehydrogenase, with protein MAGSPDFDLYRTSEEHDMLRDTVRALAEAKIAPYAAEVDENARFPREALDALVAADLQAVHVPEEFGGAGADALATVIVIEEVARVCASSSLIPAVNKLGSLPVILSGSEDLKKKYLAPLAKGEAMFSYCLSEPDAGSDAAGMKTRAVRDGDYWVLNGVKRWITNAGESEYYTVMAVTDPEKRSKGISAFVVEKSDEGVSFGAPEKKLGIKGSPTREVYLDNVRIPADRMIGEEGTGFATAMKTLDHTRITIAAQALGIAQGALDYAKGYVQERKQFGKPIGDFQGVQFMLADMAMKLEAARQLTYAAAAKSERVSAGGEKEDLTFFGAAAKCYASDAAMEITLDAIQLLGGYGYTRDYPVERMMRDAKITQIYEGTNQVQRIVMARNLPK; from the coding sequence TTGGCAGGTTCGCCCGATTTCGACCTGTACCGGACGTCCGAGGAGCACGACATGCTCCGCGACACGGTGCGCGCGCTCGCCGAGGCGAAGATCGCCCCGTACGCGGCCGAGGTCGACGAGAACGCCCGCTTCCCGCGCGAGGCCCTGGACGCGCTGGTCGCGGCGGACCTCCAGGCGGTGCACGTCCCCGAGGAGTTCGGCGGCGCGGGCGCGGACGCCCTGGCGACGGTCATCGTGATCGAGGAGGTGGCCCGCGTCTGCGCCTCCTCCTCGCTGATCCCGGCCGTCAACAAGCTGGGCTCGCTGCCGGTGATCCTCTCCGGCTCCGAGGACCTGAAGAAGAAGTACCTGGCCCCGCTGGCCAAGGGTGAAGCGATGTTCTCGTACTGCCTCTCCGAGCCCGACGCGGGCTCGGACGCGGCGGGCATGAAGACGCGCGCGGTCCGTGACGGCGACTACTGGGTCCTCAACGGTGTGAAGCGCTGGATCACGAACGCGGGCGAGTCCGAGTACTACACGGTCATGGCCGTCACGGACCCCGAGAAGCGCTCGAAGGGCATTTCCGCCTTCGTCGTGGAGAAGTCCGACGAGGGGGTCTCCTTCGGTGCGCCGGAGAAGAAGCTCGGCATCAAGGGCTCGCCGACCCGCGAGGTCTACCTCGACAACGTGCGCATCCCGGCCGACCGCATGATCGGCGAGGAGGGCACGGGCTTCGCCACGGCGATGAAGACCCTGGACCACACCCGCATCACGATCGCCGCCCAGGCGCTCGGCATCGCGCAGGGCGCTCTCGACTACGCCAAGGGTTACGTCCAGGAGCGCAAGCAGTTCGGCAAGCCGATCGGCGACTTCCAGGGCGTGCAGTTCATGCTCGCGGACATGGCCATGAAGCTGGAGGCGGCCCGCCAGCTCACCTACGCGGCTGCGGCCAAGTCGGAGCGCGTGTCCGCCGGGGGCGAGAAGGAGGACCTGACCTTCTTCGGCGCTGCCGCGAAGTGCTACGCGTCGGACGCGGCCATGGAGATCACGCTGGACGCGATCCAGCTCCTCGGCGGGTACGGCTACACGCGGGACTACCCGGTGGAGCGGATGATGCGCGACGCGAAAATCACACAAATCTACGAAGGAACGAACCAGGTCCAGCGCATCGTGATGGCGCGGAACCTGCCCAAGTAG